From one Nocardioides yefusunii genomic stretch:
- a CDS encoding collagen-like protein, producing the protein MNSPLVRTVTGALASLALLGLSTMPASAAPRTYVNDDDQIAACIDTTNGTVRLLRGTAKKRCQSGESLLRWNIQGEKGAKGAKGDKGAKGDKGAKGDRGATGATGATGATGPQGATGATGPQGATGATGATGETGATGATGAQGPQGPKGSQGATGAQGLKGATGATGATGATGATGEKGDTGATGAQGLQGVRGVAGPLGPQGAQGLQGPVGATGPQGKQGETGATGAKGDKGDTGEKGETGAQGLIGATGPQGRQGLQGEKGEAGATGATGLQGETGPQGKQGAAGATGAKGEKGDKGDTGEKGEKGDTGATGPQGLQGLQGLQGPQGDQGPQGVQGPQGLNNVTLRGQWHTTTLHGGNQTFVGGVCAANEIAISGTYSVSYNQEHGAAISSGLVPLTKDLYPSGAARLDRWSVTLPVTHMQAVGVQVYTVCALLP; encoded by the coding sequence GCGCGCTGGCATCGCTCGCGCTGCTCGGACTTTCCACGATGCCTGCCTCCGCCGCCCCCCGCACCTACGTCAACGACGACGACCAGATCGCCGCCTGCATCGACACCACGAACGGCACTGTTCGCCTTCTCCGCGGCACCGCCAAGAAGCGCTGCCAGAGTGGCGAGTCCCTGCTCCGCTGGAACATCCAAGGAGAGAAGGGAGCCAAGGGCGCGAAGGGCGACAAGGGCGCGAAGGGCGACAAGGGCGCGAAGGGCGACCGCGGCGCCACCGGAGCCACCGGCGCAACGGGTGCCACCGGCCCTCAGGGCGCAACCGGCGCCACCGGCCCTCAGGGCGCAACGGGAGCCACCGGTGCCACGGGCGAGACCGGAGCCACCGGCGCAACTGGCGCTCAGGGACCTCAGGGCCCCAAGGGCTCCCAGGGCGCGACGGGCGCGCAGGGCCTCAAGGGTGCAACCGGCGCAACCGGCGCAACCGGGGCAACCGGGGCAACCGGCGAGAAGGGCGACACGGGTGCGACGGGCGCTCAGGGCCTCCAAGGTGTCCGCGGCGTGGCCGGTCCCCTCGGTCCTCAGGGTGCCCAGGGCCTGCAGGGTCCTGTCGGAGCAACCGGCCCGCAGGGCAAGCAGGGCGAGACCGGAGCCACCGGCGCCAAGGGCGACAAGGGCGACACCGGCGAGAAGGGCGAGACGGGCGCACAGGGCCTGATCGGAGCCACCGGCCCCCAAGGCCGGCAGGGTCTCCAGGGCGAGAAGGGCGAAGCCGGAGCCACCGGCGCAACCGGCCTCCAGGGTGAGACCGGCCCCCAGGGCAAGCAGGGTGCCGCGGGCGCCACCGGCGCCAAGGGCGAGAAGGGCGACAAGGGCGACACCGGCGAAAAGGGCGAAAAGGGCGACACCGGAGCCACCGGCCCTCAGGGCCTCCAGGGCCTCCAAGGCCTCCAGGGACCCCAGGGCGACCAGGGACCCCAGGGCGTGCAGGGCCCCCAGGGACTGAACAACGTCACCCTGCGCGGCCAGTGGCACACCACCACCCTGCACGGCGGCAACCAGACCTTCGTCGGCGGCGTGTGCGCGGCCAACGAGATCGCCATCAGCGGCACCTACTCGGTCTCCTACAACCAGGAACACGGCGCCGCGATCTCCAGCGGCCTGGTTCCGCTGACCAAGGACCTCTACCCGAGCGGCGCCGCCCGCCTCGACCGCTGGTCCGTGACGCTTCCGGTCACCCACATGCAGGCGGTCGGTGTGCAGGTCTACACGGTCTGCGCCCTCCTTCCCTGA